In one Bacillota bacterium genomic region, the following are encoded:
- a CDS encoding threonine synthase produces MSYVKGLRCRECGQTYPVGPISICSECFGPLEVDYDYDALRAAVSRFSIESGPPSMWRYRSLLPVDGQRVIDLGTGFTPLLRAENLGRELGLRNLYLKNDSVNPTYSFKDRVVSVAVSKAIEFGFDTVACASTGNLANSVAAHAARAGLKCYVFIPAGLEVGKVLGTLIYQPNLVTVRGNYDEVNRLASEVADRYGWAFVNINLRAFYSEGSKTLAYETAEQLGWKIPDQVVSPIAGGSVLTKINKGFRELLKLGLVEGKEPRVYGAQATGCAPVARAFKAGAEVVSPVKPATIAKSLAIGSPADGEYALRTVRRTGGYIDDVSDDQIVDGMRLLARTEGVFTETAGGVTVAVLRKLAEQGRLDVEGVTVAYITGNGLKTVEAIDGCLAGAPGAIEPRFEEFEKTLRQKEGA; encoded by the coding sequence GTGTCTTACGTCAAAGGGCTGAGGTGCCGCGAATGCGGCCAGACCTACCCGGTCGGCCCGATCAGCATTTGCTCCGAGTGTTTTGGACCGCTCGAGGTCGACTACGATTATGACGCCCTGAGGGCGGCCGTCAGTCGCTTCTCCATCGAGAGCGGGCCGCCGTCGATGTGGCGGTACCGGTCACTCCTGCCCGTTGACGGCCAGCGGGTGATCGACCTGGGGACCGGCTTCACCCCGCTGCTGAGGGCCGAGAACCTCGGGCGGGAACTCGGTCTGAGGAACCTCTACCTGAAGAATGACTCGGTCAACCCGACCTACTCCTTCAAGGACCGGGTCGTCAGCGTGGCCGTCTCCAAGGCCATCGAGTTCGGTTTCGACACCGTCGCCTGCGCCTCCACGGGCAACCTGGCCAATTCGGTCGCCGCCCACGCCGCGCGGGCCGGTTTGAAGTGCTATGTCTTCATCCCGGCTGGGCTCGAGGTGGGGAAGGTCCTGGGGACCTTGATCTACCAGCCCAACCTGGTCACGGTCAGGGGCAACTACGATGAAGTCAACCGGTTGGCCAGCGAAGTCGCCGACCGCTACGGGTGGGCCTTCGTCAACATCAACCTCCGGGCCTTCTACTCCGAAGGCTCGAAGACCCTGGCCTACGAGACCGCCGAGCAACTCGGCTGGAAGATCCCGGATCAGGTCGTCTCGCCGATCGCCGGCGGTTCGGTCCTGACCAAGATCAACAAGGGCTTCCGTGAACTCCTCAAGCTGGGGCTGGTCGAGGGGAAGGAACCGAGGGTCTATGGCGCCCAGGCGACCGGGTGCGCCCCGGTGGCCCGGGCCTTCAAGGCCGGGGCCGAGGTGGTCAGTCCGGTCAAGCCGGCGACCATCGCCAAGTCCCTGGCCATCGGCAGTCCGGCCGACGGCGAGTACGCCCTGCGCACGGTGAGAAGGACCGGCGGGTACATCGACGACGTGAGCGACGACCAGATTGTCGACGGCATGCGGCTCCTGGCTCGGACCGAGGGGGTCTTCACCGAGACGGCCGGCGGAGTGACCGTGGCCGTCCTGCGGAAACTGGCCGAGCAAGGGCGGCTGGACGTGGAGGGAGTGACCGTGGCCTACATCACCGGCAACGGTCTGAAGACGGTGGAGGCCATCGACGGCTGCCTGGCCGGCGCTCCCGGGGCCATTGAGCCGCGCTTCGAGGAGTTCGAGAAGACCCTGCGCCAAAAGGAGGGGGCTTGA